The genome window CATCCAGTTTAGGTGCCAGGACCTCTTTCACACCTGCCGCTGGCGCGGAAACCCAGTTAACTGTTGCGAGGTCATTGAATACCAGTTCACAGAGGCCGGATTGTGTTTCGTCTTCAACACGGAAATTAGTCCGGAATCGCGACAAAAAGCTGTGAGTAAGCCCATCCATACTTTATACAATATACCACATACCACAAGGATAATAAAGGacgaaataatatttaacaaCTTCAGAAGGAAGACAAATATTATCCCCTGCGCACCCCGCAGTATGGCGAGGGCTCCGGACTGGATCTCTTCGTGCGGCTCAACAGATCCTTCATTCGTCCTGGAAAGCGGGGCATCAATGTGATGATCAAGCAGCCGCAGCAGTGGAGCGACGTGGTGCGCCACGTGCCACATGAAGCCCACACCAGGATCAGCGTAACACCCCGTTTCACAGTCACGGATGAACGAACCAGGACGGTGACTCCGGAGGTCAGAAGATGTATCTTTGGCGATGAGGTCGACAATCCGCATTACAAAAATTTTCCAGACTTCGAGTACTGGTTTGGAAACTGCCGGAGCAGGTGCCATCAGGAGCATGTCCTCAATCTGTGCAAGTGCTCTCCCTCGATCTTTTTTCCCGTCTCAGATAAAGGTAACTTAAGATTTATTGCAGATTATGTAGATACATATTGTTATATTGCACGTCACAGATAACTTTACTGCATGCAGAGCTTCGGACTTCAAGTGTCTCTACGACAATAGATGTAAGATTCCTTCAAGGacatttcaaatcaaatattgTAATCCTTTTTCCCATAGTTACCTTCAGCATTGAACGGCATCCCGAGGAGGACGATTTTGTTAAAAATCCCTTTAAGGAAAGCATGATCTGTGACTGCTTCACCAGCTGCACTCAGCTGGTTTTCGACCGGGTTTTCACCACCACCACTCTTGAGTAAGTGAATCCTATGTGTAATCCACTacaatttatacattttataaatCCTGTGCAGTAATAATGAAACGGACACCGAGGCGGGCACAATGCGCTTGGATATTTTCTACCAATCCGGTTGGCTTATCCAATACCAAACTACCATGAGATTTACCTTTGTGGAACTACTGGGTTGGTTATACTTTACTTTATAAGTATCATCTTAAATTGTTAATTTATCATTTCAGCTAGCTTTGGTGGCATAATCGGACTGTTCTTAGGAGCCTCCTTACTGAGTGCCTTTGAGTTGGCCTACTACTTCTCAATCGGGCTCTATTTGTACATTCATGGCAAGAGAAAGTTAAAGAAACCAGAACCCCGCGTTTTAACTATTCCATTTGGCCAGAGAAAAATAACACc of Drosophila mauritiana strain mau12 chromosome 3R, ASM438214v1, whole genome shotgun sequence contains these proteins:
- the LOC117145352 gene encoding pickpocket protein 19 isoform X1 gives rise to the protein MIYPLELPRARRPLYRDYGGKSGLIQTQQDARKGSRLGKLWHFMLPYLKDYAAESSVHGIRYLADPKMRNYLNIRVIWLLILVTTSIGAIVVYVDLNELYQTVRIQTTIKNTMLPIFRIPFPSIGLCPRNRLNWKMLENEAVDHFLGANVSAAQKDLFVKFFTAAGDPHLSRLNEMSNFFRNKTLTDELHMLDHLDLREVYKFIQFRCQDLFHTCRWRGNPVNCCEVIEYQFTEAGLCFVFNTEISPESRQKAKEDKYYPLRTPQYGEGSGLDLFVRLNRSFIRPGKRGINVMIKQPQQWSDVVRHVPHEAHTRISVTPRFTVTDERTRTVTPEVRRCIFGDEVDNPHYKNFPDFEYWFGNCRSRCHQEHVLNLCKCSPSIFFPVSDKDNFTACRASDFKCLYDNRFTFSIERHPEEDDFVKNPFKESMICDCFTSCTQLVFDRVFTTTTLDNNETDTEAGTMRLDIFYQSGWLIQYQTTMRFTFVELLASFGGIIGLFLGASLLSAFELAYYFSIGLYLYIHGKRKLKKPEPRVLTIPFGQRKITPIKF
- the LOC117145352 gene encoding pickpocket protein 19 isoform X2, with product MIYPLELPRARRPLYRDYGGKSGLIQTQQDARKGSRLGKLWHFMLPYLKDYAAESSVHGIRYLADPKMRKFERVIWLLILVTTSIGAIVVYVDLNELYQTVRIQTTIKNTMLPIFRIPFPSIGLCPRNRLNWKMLENEAVDHFLGANVSAAQKDLFVKFFTAAGDPHLSRLNEMSNFFRNKTLTDELHMLDHLDLREVYKFIQFRCQDLFHTCRWRGNPVNCCEVIEYQFTEAGLCFVFNTEISPESRQKAKEDKYYPLRTPQYGEGSGLDLFVRLNRSFIRPGKRGINVMIKQPQQWSDVVRHVPHEAHTRISVTPRFTVTDERTRTVTPEVRRCIFGDEVDNPHYKNFPDFEYWFGNCRSRCHQEHVLNLCKCSPSIFFPVSDKDNFTACRASDFKCLYDNRFTFSIERHPEEDDFVKNPFKESMICDCFTSCTQLVFDRVFTTTTLDNNETDTEAGTMRLDIFYQSGWLIQYQTTMRFTFVELLASFGGIIGLFLGASLLSAFELAYYFSIGLYLYIHGKRKLKKPEPRVLTIPFGQRKITPIKF